The following proteins are encoded in a genomic region of Bacillus sp. FJAT-22090:
- a CDS encoding DUF1657 domain-containing protein, translated as MTVVNDIKTVIAELKSAQASFETFALSTENQQAKSLYQDAATQTQSIVDSIEPRLQQILQEEPQYKQE; from the coding sequence ATGACAGTAGTAAATGACATTAAGACAGTTATAGCAGAATTGAAAAGTGCTCAGGCAAGCTTTGAAACATTTGCTCTAAGTACAGAAAATCAACAAGCGAAGTCGCTTTACCAAGATGCTGCTACACAAACCCAATCTATTGTAGATAGTATTGAACCTCGACTTCAACAAATACTACAAGAAGAACCTCAATACAAACAGGAATAA
- a CDS encoding YhcN/YlaJ family sporulation lipoprotein → MISKTTKLKVAILILMVIGLCSGCNGNQKQFADTNEDFNDSLEKVSNPISQSVANQVKENISTEEEISDVKAVNSDKELLVAIKVKQFDRFQLKKIEKKLKSDLEKMHPDYKVLVSSDQKMYFELDKLEQKLLKNNLSMKKLEKDIKKIKSLMKEQS, encoded by the coding sequence ATGATTTCCAAAACAACAAAATTGAAAGTTGCTATTTTAATATTAATGGTTATTGGATTATGCTCTGGTTGTAACGGAAATCAGAAACAATTTGCTGATACTAATGAGGATTTTAATGATTCACTCGAGAAAGTAAGTAATCCAATCAGTCAATCGGTCGCTAATCAAGTAAAAGAAAATATCAGCACAGAAGAGGAAATATCAGATGTAAAAGCTGTGAATTCTGATAAAGAGTTATTAGTGGCCATAAAAGTGAAACAATTTGATCGTTTCCAATTAAAAAAGATTGAGAAGAAGTTAAAATCAGATCTGGAAAAAATGCATCCAGATTATAAAGTCTTGGTTTCTTCCGATCAAAAAATGTATTTTGAACTTGATAAATTGGAACAGAAACTTCTAAAGAATAACTTGAGTATGAAAAAGCTAGAAAAAGATATAAAAAAAATCAAAAGTCTCATGAAGGAACAATCGTAG
- the spoVAC gene encoding stage V sporulation protein AC, whose amino-acid sequence MSNNKKKQLTPVQQEYQDLQKQHEIKRPVIRNCIKAFFTGGFICLIGQLIQTFYIYFFDFTDQTAANPTVGTLIFIAMLLTGFGVYDRIAQFGGAGSAVPVTGFGNAIISAAIEHRTEGFVLGVGGNMFKLAGSVIVFGVFSAFVIALIKTMLIQWGGL is encoded by the coding sequence ATGTCGAATAATAAAAAGAAACAATTGACACCAGTACAACAGGAATATCAAGATCTTCAAAAGCAACACGAAATAAAAAGACCTGTAATTCGAAATTGTATAAAGGCATTTTTTACTGGTGGATTTATTTGCCTTATCGGGCAGCTTATTCAAACATTCTATATATATTTCTTTGATTTTACAGATCAAACCGCAGCAAATCCAACAGTTGGAACATTAATATTTATTGCCATGCTTCTAACTGGATTTGGAGTTTATGATAGAATCGCCCAATTCGGTGGAGCTGGTTCAGCTGTTCCAGTTACCGGATTTGGTAACGCGATTATTTCTGCTGCAATTGAACATCGAACAGAGGGATTTGTGTTAGGTGTAGGGGGCAATATGTTTAAACTTGCTGGTTCCGTAATTGTATTTGGCGTATTTTCTGCATTTGTTATTGCTTTGATTAAAACAATGTTAATACAGTGGGGTGGTTTGTAA
- the spoVAD gene encoding stage V sporulation protein AD: MLAGHRTWIFDHKPVIISTGTVGGPFEADGAIADDFDLLHSDLWLAQDSYEKAHKILFEEACQKALEKGGIQKEQVQFLLAGDLINQITPTSFASRTIGAPYFGLFGACSTSMEGLALGAYIINTNGAKYLLTGASSHNTAVEKQFRYPTEYGGQKPPTSQWTVTGAGAALLSSSGEGPRVTSATIGRVIDMGLTDPFNMGGAMAPAAVDTIEAHLKERNIDPSYYDLIVTGDLGRIGQEASFDLFKKHGIPIVEKQYQDCGLMIYREGQPILAGASGAGCSATVVYGHLLNRMRKGEFKRMLVVATGALLSPLSFQQNETIPCIAHAVSIEYGGEE; encoded by the coding sequence ATGTTAGCGGGTCATCGTACATGGATCTTTGATCATAAACCTGTCATTATTTCCACTGGAACAGTTGGTGGACCATTTGAGGCAGATGGAGCTATAGCAGACGATTTTGACCTTCTGCATTCGGATTTATGGCTGGCTCAAGATTCATATGAAAAAGCACATAAAATTCTTTTTGAAGAAGCTTGTCAAAAAGCACTAGAAAAAGGAGGAATCCAAAAGGAACAGGTACAATTTCTTCTCGCTGGTGATCTGATTAATCAAATTACCCCAACGAGTTTTGCAAGTCGAACTATTGGAGCACCTTATTTTGGTTTGTTTGGTGCTTGTTCGACATCTATGGAAGGCTTAGCACTAGGTGCTTATATTATTAACACAAATGGTGCTAAATATTTATTAACAGGGGCTTCAAGCCATAACACTGCCGTTGAAAAACAGTTTCGATACCCAACTGAATATGGTGGACAAAAACCACCTACTTCACAATGGACGGTAACAGGTGCTGGGGCGGCTTTATTAAGTTCTTCCGGAGAAGGACCCCGTGTCACTTCTGCTACGATAGGCCGTGTAATTGATATGGGGTTGACTGATCCTTTTAATATGGGAGGGGCTATGGCTCCAGCTGCGGTAGATACAATTGAGGCGCATTTAAAGGAACGAAACATTGATCCTTCTTATTACGATTTAATTGTAACAGGTGACCTCGGTAGAATAGGCCAGGAAGCATCCTTTGATTTATTCAAAAAGCATGGCATCCCCATTGTAGAAAAACAATACCAAGATTGTGGTCTTATGATTTATCGAGAAGGACAACCAATTTTGGCGGGAGCAAGTGGTGCAGGTTGCTCAGCGACAGTCGTTTATGGCCATTTATTAAATAGAATGAGAAAAGGTGAATTTAAAAGAATGTTAGTAGTAGCTACAGGTGCTTTGTTATCTCCCCTGTCCTTTCAGCAAAATGAAACGATTCCTTGTATCGCACATGCGGTTTCGATCGAATACGGGGGTGAAGAATAG
- the spoVAE gene encoding stage V sporulation protein AE produces the protein MIFFWAFVVGGFICVIGQIMFDVFKLTPAHTLSTLVVIGAILDGVGLYEPLIDFAGAGASVPITSFGNSLVHGAMQEAEKHGLVGVLTGMFEVTSSGISSAIIFGMLGALIFKPKG, from the coding sequence ATGATCTTTTTTTGGGCTTTTGTTGTTGGTGGCTTTATTTGTGTAATTGGACAAATTATGTTTGATGTGTTCAAACTTACTCCGGCACATACGTTAAGTACCCTTGTAGTGATTGGTGCTATTTTAGATGGGGTAGGTTTATATGAACCGTTGATTGATTTTGCTGGCGCAGGAGCTTCGGTGCCTATTACAAGCTTCGGTAATTCTCTGGTACACGGTGCTATGCAAGAAGCTGAAAAACACGGTTTAGTTGGTGTACTTACAGGGATGTTTGAAGTGACGAGTTCAGGAATTTCATCTGCGATTATTTTCGGTATGTTGGGTGCGCTTATTTTTAAACCAAAGGGATAA
- a CDS encoding DUF1657 domain-containing protein, whose translation MTVVSDVKKCLASLKGVEASLSNLAERTQDYESKQTIHQTMMTVSEVVEDLKKRVGELESEEFQYKGF comes from the coding sequence ATGACCGTTGTTTCAGATGTAAAAAAATGCCTCGCCAGTCTTAAAGGAGTAGAAGCTAGTCTTTCCAATTTAGCGGAACGGACACAAGATTATGAATCCAAACAAACCATACATCAAACCATGATGACAGTGTCCGAGGTAGTTGAGGATTTAAAAAAAAGAGTTGGAGAATTGGAAAGTGAAGAATTTCAATATAAAGGATTTTAA
- a CDS encoding DUF421 domain-containing protein: MPEWLDVIVRSLTFVIFLFFVTKMLGKKQISQLSFFEYVTGITIGSIAAEVIMGLEQNMFLGFVAIVIVSILPFLGGIVSLKSKKFRDFTEGKGTIFIKDGKIMEENLKKERYTVDEMLELLRKKDVFQVSDVEYAVLEATGELSVLLKKENQPLTAKDLNIKVASIKEPQTVIMDGKILDEPLSTIGYNRGWLKTELEKLEVTIENVFVGQVNSYGELTVDVFDDKLQVPSPQERPLILATMKKCQADLELFALSTENKDAKKLYVKNSELLQNAIDKVTHILKS, from the coding sequence ATGCCTGAATGGCTTGATGTCATAGTTCGATCGTTAACGTTTGTGATTTTTCTGTTTTTCGTTACGAAGATGCTAGGTAAAAAACAAATTTCCCAACTTTCATTTTTTGAATATGTTACTGGAATAACCATAGGAAGCATAGCAGCAGAAGTTATTATGGGATTAGAACAAAACATGTTTTTAGGCTTCGTAGCGATTGTAATCGTTTCTATTTTACCGTTTTTAGGTGGTATCGTTTCTTTGAAAAGCAAAAAGTTTCGCGATTTTACTGAAGGCAAAGGGACTATATTCATCAAAGATGGCAAGATTATGGAAGAAAATTTAAAAAAGGAAAGATACACAGTGGATGAAATGTTAGAATTACTTCGAAAGAAGGATGTCTTTCAAGTTTCTGATGTGGAATATGCAGTATTAGAGGCAACTGGAGAGCTATCTGTCCTGTTGAAGAAAGAAAATCAACCTTTAACAGCAAAGGATTTAAACATTAAAGTAGCTTCAATTAAGGAGCCACAGACTGTTATTATGGATGGCAAGATTCTGGATGAACCCCTTTCTACCATTGGGTATAATCGGGGATGGTTAAAGACCGAACTTGAAAAACTTGAGGTCACTATTGAAAATGTTTTTGTAGGGCAAGTAAACTCCTATGGGGAATTAACGGTAGATGTCTTTGATGATAAGCTACAAGTTCCATCTCCTCAAGAAAGGCCATTAATCCTTGCCACAATGAAAAAATGCCAAGCGGACTTAGAATTATTTGCGCTTTCAACAGAAAATAAGGATGCCAAGAAGTTATATGTAAAAAACAGTGAATTACTACAAAATGCTATTGATAAAGTTACCCATATCTTAAAGAGTTAA
- a CDS encoding tRNA-binding protein: MATFDDFQKLDMRVGEITKAEAFPKARKPAYKLWVDFGEEIGIKQSSAQITDCYDLDELIGKQVLGVVNFPPMKVAGFSSEVLVMGVYAEQGVVLIEPQQKVKKGDRLG, from the coding sequence ATGGCAACTTTCGACGATTTTCAAAAGCTAGATATGCGTGTTGGAGAAATTACCAAAGCAGAAGCATTCCCTAAAGCAAGAAAACCAGCATATAAACTGTGGGTTGACTTTGGAGAAGAGATAGGGATTAAACAAAGTAGTGCTCAAATAACAGATTGTTATGATTTGGATGAACTAATTGGTAAACAAGTATTAGGAGTAGTTAACTTTCCTCCTATGAAAGTTGCTGGTTTTAGTTCTGAGGTTTTAGTGATGGGAGTATATGCAGAACAGGGTGTTGTTCTTATAGAACCACAACAAAAAGTAAAGAAAGGAGACCGATTAGGATAA
- a CDS encoding DMT family transporter — MKNTLIGSLYLILASSIWGGMYVVVKILVAVIPPLELVWMRYLIALVALVIIGLVTRQNWRVKRRHFGIIIAISIIGYVISIVTQETGTMLSTAQMGAIITSTTPAFMVLFASLILKERLTLKKAISVCLATIGVITIVGMDDINMSSMLGGVSLIIAALTWALMSVLIKRLPSDYSQIVVTTYATLIAFVVLTPFVITKLPQIDLNDLTNPTILGGLIYLGVISTSIAFLLWNRGLQMLNASSGGVFFFVQPVVGTILGWLILGETISITFWIGSVLILLGVLIVIKDRHEEQNSLSQ, encoded by the coding sequence ATGAAAAATACACTTATTGGTTCTTTATATTTAATATTAGCTTCGAGTATCTGGGGAGGTATGTATGTTGTCGTTAAAATATTAGTGGCAGTCATACCACCATTAGAACTTGTATGGATGCGTTATTTAATAGCGCTAGTGGCACTAGTCATAATTGGACTCGTGACTAGACAAAATTGGAGAGTTAAAAGACGTCACTTTGGCATTATAATTGCTATTTCAATAATAGGGTACGTCATTTCCATTGTTACTCAAGAAACAGGTACAATGCTTTCTACTGCACAAATGGGTGCTATAATAACTTCTACAACACCAGCATTTATGGTTTTGTTTGCTAGTTTAATCCTTAAAGAACGTTTAACTTTAAAGAAGGCTATTTCAGTTTGTTTAGCCACTATTGGTGTGATTACCATTGTTGGAATGGATGATATTAATATGTCTAGCATGCTTGGTGGAGTATCACTTATTATAGCAGCATTAACATGGGCGTTAATGTCTGTACTCATAAAACGTCTACCTAGTGATTATTCACAAATTGTCGTTACGACCTATGCTACCTTAATTGCTTTTGTTGTTTTAACTCCTTTTGTAATAACAAAATTACCACAAATTGATCTAAACGATTTAACTAATCCAACCATTTTGGGAGGATTAATTTATTTGGGTGTAATATCGACATCTATTGCATTTCTATTATGGAATCGTGGATTACAAATGCTAAATGCCTCCAGTGGTGGAGTTTTCTTTTTCGTTCAACCCGTTGTTGGAACAATATTAGGATGGTTAATACTAGGTGAAACGATTAGTATAACCTTTTGGATAGGCTCTGTTTTAATTCTCTTAGGGGTCTTAATAGTTATTAAAGATAGACATGAAGAACAAAACTCCTTATCTCAATAA
- a CDS encoding GNAT family N-acetyltransferase codes for MFIREYNDSDETGWVRCRTLSFLNTAYFDNVLNKKEIYENPAIELVAELNGQIVGLIDVEYEKEEKTVCSRGEGLGGMIWHIAVHPDYYRQGIGEQLLQEAEKRAIDLSLNRFEAWTRDDFWVQNWYEKMLFNKVDSYYHIYFEGNEMKNRIQNTIPKLYLVNTFAHYVGEEIEQFKTTNQRIYECVCYEKYLNNI; via the coding sequence TTGTTTATTCGTGAATATAACGATAGTGATGAAACAGGATGGGTTCGATGTAGAACGCTGTCATTTCTAAATACAGCCTACTTTGATAATGTTTTAAATAAAAAGGAAATCTATGAAAATCCGGCAATCGAACTAGTTGCAGAATTAAACGGACAAATTGTTGGACTCATCGATGTTGAATATGAAAAGGAAGAAAAGACAGTTTGTTCTAGGGGAGAAGGTTTAGGAGGTATGATCTGGCATATTGCTGTTCATCCAGATTATTATCGACAAGGAATTGGCGAGCAATTACTTCAAGAAGCGGAAAAGCGAGCAATCGATTTGAGTTTAAATCGATTTGAAGCGTGGACTCGAGATGACTTTTGGGTACAGAATTGGTATGAAAAAATGTTGTTTAATAAAGTCGATTCATACTACCATATTTACTTTGAAGGAAATGAAATGAAAAATCGGATTCAAAATACCATACCTAAACTCTACTTAGTCAATACATTCGCTCATTACGTAGGAGAAGAGATTGAGCAATTTAAAACAACCAATCAACGAATTTATGAATGTGTTTGCTATGAAAAATATCTCAATAATATATAG
- a CDS encoding GNAT family N-acetyltransferase: MHTDNKSVLELVQFDEYDVLGLIELSASVNWDYDEHEISTVMSSGKIFGHKNAEGKIVSSAAIISYDTDLASIGMVIVNKEYRGLGLGKKATQKCIDSVSKDTSIMLISTEDGKPLYENLGFITVDYVHKYLSDSYIQTKMSINQEITLGKYSENDFNEIVELDSAAFGDKRRKFLLNRIEQSKLCLVVRNQKGKIIGYGLSILGPINLILGPIVAPNPQTAALIVDELALNHQGKLRIDVPSSNKELMFFLQKSGFIKVSEPPIMIKNSVNMPYRNKELFAIAAQIFG; this comes from the coding sequence ATGCATACAGACAACAAATCAGTATTAGAATTAGTGCAATTTGATGAATATGACGTATTAGGGTTAATAGAACTTTCTGCATCAGTTAACTGGGATTATGATGAACATGAAATTAGTACTGTTATGTCATCTGGGAAAATATTCGGACATAAAAATGCTGAGGGGAAAATTGTCTCGAGTGCCGCAATAATATCTTATGATACTGATTTAGCTTCCATTGGTATGGTTATCGTTAATAAAGAATATAGAGGTTTAGGCTTAGGAAAAAAAGCTACTCAGAAATGTATAGACAGTGTCTCTAAAGATACCTCTATAATGTTAATTTCAACTGAAGATGGGAAACCCCTATATGAAAACTTGGGTTTTATTACTGTTGACTATGTACATAAGTATTTAAGTGATAGTTATATTCAGACTAAAATGTCTATTAATCAAGAAATAACCTTAGGGAAATACAGTGAGAATGATTTTAATGAAATTGTTGAATTAGATTCGGCTGCGTTTGGTGATAAGAGAAGAAAATTTCTTCTTAACCGGATAGAACAATCAAAGCTATGTTTGGTCGTTAGAAATCAAAAGGGGAAAATTATTGGATATGGATTGTCTATATTAGGACCAATAAATCTAATATTGGGACCTATTGTAGCACCGAATCCCCAAACCGCAGCTTTAATAGTCGATGAGTTAGCTCTTAATCATCAAGGAAAGTTAAGGATTGATGTACCTTCCAGTAATAAGGAGTTAATGTTTTTCTTGCAGAAAAGTGGATTTATAAAAGTTAGTGAACCGCCCATTATGATAAAAAACTCTGTTAATATGCCATACAGGAATAAGGAGTTATTTGCTATTGCTGCCCAAATCTTTGGGTAA
- a CDS encoding VOC family protein, with protein sequence MIKGLYEAHLPVSNLENSILFYQNLGLDIAYKQDKLAFFWIAKGESWLGLWESDKVKIPYHPSIRHIAFRVEKEDIIFAKKWLSEKGIGIRSSFGFDEHRQPLVLPNNPHAHAAIYFDDPDGNSIEFITPIRLDFQEDFKMMTFEEWLKR encoded by the coding sequence TTGATAAAAGGTTTATATGAAGCACACTTACCAGTAAGTAACTTAGAAAATTCAATTTTATTTTATCAAAATTTAGGATTAGATATAGCCTATAAACAAGATAAACTAGCTTTTTTCTGGATTGCAAAAGGTGAAAGTTGGCTTGGTTTATGGGAAAGCGATAAAGTTAAGATACCTTATCATCCTTCGATACGTCATATCGCGTTTCGAGTAGAGAAAGAGGATATCATCTTCGCTAAGAAATGGTTGAGTGAAAAAGGAATAGGTATTCGTTCTTCATTTGGCTTTGATGAACATCGTCAACCACTTGTATTACCTAATAATCCTCATGCACATGCTGCGATTTATTTTGATGATCCAGATGGTAATTCAATTGAGTTCATCACTCCAATTAGATTAGATTTTCAAGAAGATTTTAAGATGATGACATTTGAAGAATGGCTGAAACGATAG
- a CDS encoding Y-family DNA polymerase yields the protein MYEGLESRKIICIDMRSFFASCAAADAGLDVMNTPIAVIGNMEHKGSIVLAASPMMKKKFGVKTGTRLFEVPDHPSIHLIEPKMEFFVRVSVEIVRYLNQYVPNEAIHVYSIDECFADLGGTEKLWGPIEKTIKRIQDGMYSQFQLPCAVGMGPNMLMAKLALDLEAKKTGFAEWTYEDVQKKLWPVTPLSEMWGIGSRLEKTLNNMGIFTVGQLAQTSLATLEAKFGVMGNQLYHHAWGIDLSELGAPLVNGQISYGKGQVLYRDYCTKKEVMAVILEMCEDVARRAREANMAGRTIHLQVGYSKDSFGGGFNRSRSIEEPTNATMKIYKVCEQIFDEFYDHRPVRRLAISITNLEPEYSMQLSLFEEGKWKERKLGKTMDLLRSKYGSTAILRAVSYTEAGTALKRAGLLGGHKK from the coding sequence ATGTATGAAGGGTTAGAAAGTCGGAAAATAATATGTATTGATATGCGGAGTTTCTTTGCGAGCTGTGCGGCGGCCGATGCGGGGCTGGATGTGATGAATACACCCATTGCGGTGATTGGTAATATGGAGCATAAGGGAAGTATTGTACTCGCAGCATCTCCTATGATGAAGAAAAAATTTGGTGTGAAAACAGGAACACGGCTATTTGAAGTTCCAGATCATCCGTCTATTCATTTAATTGAGCCGAAGATGGAATTTTTTGTTCGAGTTTCCGTTGAAATCGTTCGCTATTTAAATCAGTATGTTCCGAATGAAGCAATTCATGTGTATAGTATCGATGAGTGTTTTGCTGATTTAGGCGGTACCGAAAAGCTTTGGGGTCCAATCGAAAAAACAATTAAGCGAATCCAAGACGGCATGTACAGTCAGTTTCAATTGCCGTGCGCTGTTGGGATGGGACCAAACATGCTGATGGCAAAGCTTGCGCTAGACTTAGAAGCAAAAAAGACAGGTTTCGCGGAGTGGACGTATGAGGATGTGCAAAAAAAATTATGGCCCGTTACTCCTTTAAGTGAGATGTGGGGCATTGGTTCTCGTTTAGAGAAGACATTGAATAATATGGGGATTTTTACAGTTGGGCAGTTAGCGCAAACTTCTCTCGCTACATTAGAAGCAAAATTTGGTGTCATGGGCAACCAACTTTACCATCATGCGTGGGGAATTGACTTGTCCGAGCTTGGCGCTCCTTTAGTGAATGGACAAATCAGTTACGGGAAAGGCCAAGTATTGTATCGTGATTACTGTACAAAAAAAGAAGTGATGGCAGTGATTTTAGAAATGTGTGAGGATGTCGCTAGACGCGCCAGAGAAGCGAACATGGCAGGAAGAACCATCCATCTTCAAGTCGGATACAGCAAGGATTCATTTGGAGGGGGATTTAATCGTTCTCGCTCGATAGAAGAACCGACAAATGCCACGATGAAAATATATAAAGTATGCGAACAGATTTTTGATGAGTTTTATGATCATCGTCCTGTTCGTAGGCTGGCGATTTCTATTACCAATTTAGAGCCGGAATATTCGATGCAGCTCAGTTTGTTTGAAGAGGGAAAGTGGAAGGAACGAAAGTTAGGAAAAACAATGGATTTGCTGCGAAGCAAATACGGCTCCACTGCAATTCTACGCGCTGTATCCTATACAGAAGCAGGAACAGCGTTGAAACGTGCTGGTTTGCTTGGAGGGCATAAAAAGTAG
- a CDS encoding GDSL-type esterase/lipase family protein — MINQKNRKRLLITSIILVMLVCLEGFQATSMSASTIRVACVGDSITYGYGYPAELQTLLGTSYSVENFGYSGRTAMSTGDKPYVNEKIFQDSLNYLPDIVVIMFGTNDSKVQNWVSKEEFKKQYKELVQSYTQLKSKPVVYLNTPATPFYVDGKAEGPMEFNIQKDMVHEAAEAVREIGKELGLQVIEINDITKNHPEWFRIDGIHPNADGAKAIANMVYDAIKK, encoded by the coding sequence TTGATAAATCAAAAAAATAGGAAAAGATTATTAATTACGTCAATTATTTTGGTTATGCTCGTATGCTTAGAAGGCTTTCAAGCGACTTCAATGAGTGCTTCAACAATCCGTGTTGCCTGTGTGGGCGATAGCATTACTTATGGATATGGGTACCCTGCCGAATTACAAACCCTGCTTGGTACCAGTTATAGTGTGGAAAACTTTGGTTACAGCGGCAGGACTGCGATGAGCACTGGCGACAAGCCATATGTGAATGAAAAAATTTTTCAGGACAGTTTAAATTACTTACCGGATATTGTTGTAATTATGTTTGGAACGAATGATTCAAAAGTACAAAACTGGGTGAGTAAAGAGGAATTTAAAAAGCAATATAAAGAGCTTGTGCAGTCCTATACTCAGTTAAAATCAAAACCCGTTGTCTATCTCAATACACCAGCAACTCCCTTTTATGTTGATGGAAAAGCAGAAGGCCCAATGGAATTTAATATTCAGAAGGATATGGTCCATGAAGCAGCTGAAGCTGTACGGGAAATAGGAAAAGAGCTTGGATTACAAGTAATTGAAATTAATGATATAACAAAGAACCATCCAGAATGGTTTAGAATAGACGGAATCCATCCAAATGCAGACGGAGCAAAAGCAATTGCCAATATGGTATACGATGCCATCAAAAAATAA
- a CDS encoding DUF6157 family protein: protein MSYKNTFILVSEDLSVETAVIPMPRKEKPTIASIEYELIYNNPYKYTQDDVQFQTYVIKNEFESDQLDELREQFFSKPKACFRASPLVKKYGWGIHYNEEGKVSIYEMNSRPYHQFLHSDETTILKGMRSKRK from the coding sequence GTGAGCTACAAAAACACTTTTATCCTGGTATCTGAAGATTTATCAGTGGAAACTGCCGTCATACCGATGCCGAGAAAAGAAAAACCAACTATTGCTTCAATTGAGTATGAATTAATCTACAATAATCCTTATAAATACACGCAAGACGATGTGCAATTTCAAACTTATGTCATAAAAAATGAGTTTGAATCAGACCAGCTAGACGAACTTCGCGAACAATTTTTCTCCAAACCTAAAGCATGCTTTAGAGCCTCTCCATTAGTTAAAAAATATGGATGGGGAATTCACTATAATGAAGAAGGAAAAGTCTCCATCTACGAAATGAATAGTAGACCATATCATCAATTTCTTCATTCGGATGAAACCACGATTTTAAAAGGAATGCGATCTAAGCGTAAATAA
- a CDS encoding DinB family protein — MEQMIFHHMETVRTITEKSIKTIPEEIADIVPKGFNNNIRWNFGHIAYIQEKLVYGVLGEKMSVPNEYEELFSAGTKPADWKKTPPSLAEISVVLSEQKLRINKSLQGNLYKELPKPFTNKAGITFNTLGETFLFSFYHEALHMEAIKRIYLECKK; from the coding sequence TTGGAACAAATGATATTTCATCATATGGAAACCGTACGAACAATAACAGAGAAGTCAATTAAAACGATACCAGAAGAGATTGCGGATATAGTACCAAAAGGTTTTAATAATAATATTCGTTGGAATTTCGGTCACATTGCATATATCCAAGAAAAACTCGTTTATGGTGTTTTGGGTGAAAAGATGAGCGTTCCAAATGAATATGAAGAGCTATTTAGTGCAGGAACAAAGCCCGCTGATTGGAAAAAGACGCCTCCTTCTTTAGCGGAAATTTCAGTAGTATTAAGCGAACAAAAACTCAGAATAAATAAATCTCTCCAAGGAAATTTGTATAAGGAGCTACCAAAACCATTTACAAACAAAGCTGGCATCACTTTTAATACCTTAGGAGAAACCTTTCTGTTCAGCTTTTACCATGAAGCACTTCATATGGAAGCAATTAAAAGAATTTATCTAGAATGCAAAAAATGA